A genomic window from Hyla sarda isolate aHylSar1 chromosome 10, aHylSar1.hap1, whole genome shotgun sequence includes:
- the EMP3 gene encoding epithelial membrane protein 3, translating into MSLLLFGITALHIAILIILFVATLDSSWWVLSQDETLNLWHDCIYNNSSQSWMCTSVSTNEWFHAVQALVVLAVLFSSFAFMLFMCQLYTMETGGLFYATGVFQILASLAVFSGAVIYATHVTEFHKDKGEGGSFGHCFVLAWVAFPLSMLSGIMYIHLRKRK; encoded by the exons ATGAGTCTTCTACTCTTTGGTATAACTGCCCTCCACATCGCCATATTAATCATCCTCTTCGTCGCCACCCTTGACAGT TCCTGGTGGGTGCTCTCACAAGATGAGACTCTGAACCTATGGCACGACTGCATTTACAACAACAGCTCGCAAAGCTGGATGTGCACTTCAGTGTCTACAAATG AGTGGTTCCATGCAGTACAGGCTTTGGTGGTTCTTGCAGTCCTATTTTCCAGCTTTGCATTCATGCTGTTCATGTGCCAGCTCTATACCATGGAGACAGGGGGACTCTTTTATGCAACCGGTGTCTTTCAAATTCTTGCCA GTTTGGCTGTATTTTCTGGAGCAGTAATCTACGCAACCCATGTGACGGAGTTTCATAAAGATAAGGGTGAAGGAGGATCCTTTGGCCATTGCTTTGTATTGGCTTGGGTAGCCTTTCCTCTCAGCATGCTAAGCGGCATTATGTACATCCACCTAAGAAAacggaagtaa